The Pseudomonadota bacterium DNA window ATTGGAACGCCGGCGGGAAGAACGGGCGGGGATACCTCTTCTACGCGGGCGTCCTCGAGGCGAGCATGGCGGCCGGGAGTGCGGCCGCGACGGTGACGGGCGACGCTGCCGGAAGGCAGCTCGGCATGTGGGGAAGGGACGATATCAATCACGACGGCTACTCGGATCTCCTTGGATACGAAAGCCTCGAGAACTACACCGGCAGGCAGTATCTCTTCTACGGCGCCGCCGGCGACGCGCCTATCTCTGGCGGCCTGATCTCCAACCAGGCCGCGAACACCTTCAGCGGCGTCGAGGACAATGAGTTTTTTGAGCTGGTCGGCACAGACGACGTCAACGGCGACGGCTATGCTGACATCGTCGCCAGGTCGCGGTGCGGAGGGGACGTCGGCTGCGTTTACGCCTTCCTCGGCCCGGACTTTGCGGCCCAGGAGACATCCGCCACCGCCGACGTGACGATAACCGGCGCTGCCGCCGGCGACTTTTTCGGCGGGACTGAATCGAATGTGTGCGTCGCGGACGTGAACGGCGACGGGATCGCCGACATCATCGCCGGCTCTCCGGTTGCCTCAGCGCAGAGCGGCCTCATCCAGGTCTTCTACGGCGGGCCGAGCCTGGCCTCAAAGAGCGCCTCCGCGGCGGACGTGACGATCACAGGCGATGGCGATCTCTTTGGATCATATCCCTTCGCTGCGGACCTCGACGGCGACGGCCGCAAGGACATCGTAGTCCCCAATTACAACTACGACAGCTCGAGGGGAAGGGTGTATGTCTTCTACGGGGCCAACCTCGCC harbors:
- a CDS encoding VCBS repeat-containing protein, encoding WNAGGKNGRGYLFYAGVLEASMAAGSAAATVTGDAAGRQLGMWGRDDINHDGYSDLLGYESLENYTGRQYLFYGAAGDAPISGGLISNQAANTFSGVEDNEFFELVGTDDVNGDGYADIVARSRCGGDVGCVYAFLGPDFAAQETSATADVTITGAAAGDFFGGTESNVCVADVNGDGIADIIAGSPVASAQSGLIQVFYGGPSLASKSASAADVTITGDGDLFGSYPFAADLDGDGRKDIVVPNYNYDSSRGRVYVFYGANLASKGAADADVILTGENVGDDFSAVETGDVNGDGLTDLLVGADGYDTDRGRAYVFYGGSGIATKGAADANIIYTGNAGDSLEVAPPADINGDGIEDIILPRSYSASAQGKIFIFIGGSGMTSGTVDSANITLSGEGTTDGYRFIRTLDVNGDGIADVIAGASRYDSDRGRAYIFYGDVALSSRTADLADVIITGESANDQFGLF